In the Populus trichocarpa isolate Nisqually-1 chromosome 1, P.trichocarpa_v4.1, whole genome shotgun sequence genome, one interval contains:
- the LOC7477831 gene encoding uncharacterized protein C119.09c, which yields MYVKAEPATDVNRNTEWFTYPGVWTIYMLIVCMSLLLVLSIFGCSAGMAWTIVHLCHFAVTYHFFHWKKGTPFADDQGIYNGLTWWEQIENGKQLTRNRKFLTVVPVVLYLIASHTTDYQNPMLFFNTLAVFVLVVAKFPHMHKVRIFGINADH from the exons ATGTACGTGAAAGCTGAGCCAGCGACAGATGTGAATAGGAACACGGAGTGGTTCACATATCCAGGAGTTTGGACAATTTATATGCTCATTGTTTGCATGTCTTTGCTTCTTGTTCTTTCCATCTTTGGTTGTTCTGCTGGGATGGCCTGGACTATTGTCCATCTTTGTCATTTTGCT GTTACATATCACTTTTTTCACTGGAAGAAGGGAACACCTTTTGCTGACGACCAGGGTATCTACAATGGATTGACTTGGTGGGAGCAAATAGAAAATGGCAAGCAACTCACACGCAACAGGAAGTTTCTGACAGTTGTACCTGTAGTGCT GTATTTGATAGCCTCGCATACAACAGACTATCAAAACCCAATGCTCTTCTTCAACACATTGGCTGTATTTGTGCTGGTTGTTGCTAAGTTCCCACACATGCACAAGGTTCGCATATTTGGAATCAATGCTGATCATTGA